In one window of Candidatus Zymogenus saltonus DNA:
- a CDS encoding class I SAM-dependent methyltransferase — MSNENDVSLKEPTRWDKQFAQDDPEKWRRPSRLLAENIHLFGGGVVDDEGGRKWALDIACGPGRNSVFLAEHGFIVDAVDNSKTGIEMARAFAEERGEEVVENLNLIEADLGDFEIAPGRYDLIVNFYYLDRGLIPKMAAGLKEGGYLVFETFTREHGGFGEKSNPAHYLDPNEILGLVLNVSGGRKFKILYYREGSTFEEGLMRGAAQLIARRV; from the coding sequence ATGTCGAATGAGAACGATGTCTCCCTTAAAGAGCCGACCCGCTGGGACAAGCAGTTCGCCCAGGACGATCCGGAGAAGTGGAGGAGGCCGTCGCGCCTCCTGGCGGAAAATATCCACCTCTTCGGGGGCGGCGTGGTCGACGACGAGGGTGGCAGAAAGTGGGCGCTGGACATAGCCTGCGGCCCAGGGAGAAACTCCGTTTTTTTGGCCGAGCACGGGTTTATCGTAGATGCGGTGGACAACTCTAAAACGGGAATTGAGATGGCCCGGGCCTTCGCCGAAGAACGGGGGGAGGAGGTGGTTGAAAACCTCAACCTGATAGAGGCCGACCTCGGAGATTTCGAGATCGCCCCCGGCCGCTACGATCTCATAGTAAATTTCTACTATCTCGACAGGGGGCTTATTCCGAAGATGGCGGCGGGGCTAAAGGAGGGGGGGTATCTCGTCTTCGAGACCTTTACCAGGGAGCACGGCGGATTCGGCGAGAAGAGTAACCCAGCCCACTATCTGGATCCGAACGAGATCCTCGGATTAGTGTTGAATGTTTCGGGGGGGCGAAAATTTAAAATCCTCTACTACAGGGAGGGATCGACCTTCGAGGAGGGATTGATGAGGGGCGCGGCGCAGTTGATCGCCCGGAGGGTTTGA
- a CDS encoding competence/damage-inducible protein A, which yields MSSIILTIGNELLSGHVLDTNTHWLSKRLFFLGCELKNVVVLSDDVNEIGKWIVRFIEGDFPKVDFLFVCGGLGATPDDVTMSAVADALGKGLVVSDEALKHMEYLGNYMYEKGYINIKMEVNEAILKMATVIEGSVVLENKAGFCPGVTLMKKDTRIFILPGVPQELKTIFTSEIEGVYIKPRGGRFVDEVVLSEVEARIAHLLTKLNEDFPKVSVGSYPTYGAKRLVIRAMGENEEDVKRVIKEIRDYSNSLPEF from the coding sequence TTGTCTTCGATAATATTGACCATAGGGAACGAGCTCCTCTCGGGGCACGTCCTGGACACCAACACCCACTGGCTTTCCAAGAGGCTCTTCTTCCTCGGGTGCGAGCTGAAGAATGTCGTTGTCCTGTCCGACGATGTTAACGAGATAGGAAAGTGGATTGTCAGGTTTATCGAGGGCGACTTCCCGAAGGTCGATTTCCTCTTCGTGTGCGGGGGGCTGGGCGCCACGCCGGACGATGTAACGATGTCGGCCGTGGCCGACGCCCTGGGGAAGGGGCTCGTCGTCTCGGATGAGGCGCTCAAGCATATGGAGTACCTCGGAAACTACATGTACGAAAAGGGATACATCAATATCAAGATGGAGGTCAACGAGGCGATACTGAAGATGGCCACGGTGATCGAGGGGTCGGTGGTGCTCGAAAACAAGGCGGGTTTCTGCCCCGGCGTGACGTTAATGAAAAAGGACACTCGCATCTTCATCCTCCCGGGCGTCCCCCAGGAGCTGAAGACGATCTTCACCTCCGAGATAGAGGGGGTGTATATAAAGCCGAGAGGGGGTAGGTTTGTAGATGAGGTTGTCCTCTCGGAGGTGGAGGCGAGGATAGCCCACCTGCTTACGAAGTTGAACGAGGACTTCCCGAAGGTCTCCGTAGGCTCCTATCCCACCTACGGCGCAAAGCGGCTGGTAATCAGGGCGATGGGGGAGAACGAGGAGGATGTAAAGAGGGTGATAAAGGAGATAAGGGACTACTCGAACTCCCTGCCCGAGTTTTAG
- a CDS encoding site-2 protease family protein, which yields MKWSFKIGSLFGIPIKVHVTFLILLAFVALSGKDVSRALYGVLFVILIFVCVVFHELAHSLVARHYGHGVRSITLLPIGGMAQMDDIPEDSRQEIFISIAGPVMSFVIAGFLYVFIYFGDIPIAPLDEASLFEGHIILNLFWINIILAVFNIFPAFPMDGGRVLRGVMNLFMSHLKATKIAVFIGQFFAVLLFFFGIFYNNNWWLALIAVFIYLGAEAEDRMWAIRHALSDVKVKEVVFKDYISLNTGDTLKTASDLFLRTLQGDFPVLFGDRLVGILRRDSIIKGINEGRESERVADLMEREFPTTTEKQKLISLYKTMTEKGITMMPVMDGEKLLGIVTLEQIGRYHMISAAKEMK from the coding sequence TTGAAGTGGTCGTTTAAGATAGGGAGCCTCTTCGGGATTCCGATAAAGGTCCATGTTACGTTCTTGATCCTCCTCGCCTTCGTAGCCCTCTCAGGAAAGGACGTCTCCCGGGCGCTTTACGGCGTCCTCTTTGTTATACTCATTTTCGTCTGCGTGGTCTTTCACGAGCTGGCCCACTCGCTGGTGGCCCGGCACTACGGTCACGGCGTCAGGAGCATTACGCTTCTCCCCATAGGCGGGATGGCCCAGATGGACGACATACCGGAGGATTCGAGGCAGGAGATATTTATATCCATTGCCGGCCCGGTGATGAGCTTCGTCATCGCCGGCTTTTTGTACGTCTTCATCTACTTCGGGGATATCCCCATAGCGCCCCTCGACGAGGCCTCCCTGTTCGAGGGACACATCATCCTCAACCTCTTCTGGATAAACATTATCCTTGCGGTCTTCAATATATTCCCCGCCTTTCCCATGGACGGGGGAAGGGTGTTGAGGGGCGTGATGAATCTCTTCATGAGTCACCTCAAAGCGACCAAGATTGCCGTCTTCATCGGGCAGTTCTTCGCCGTTTTGCTCTTCTTCTTCGGGATATTCTACAACAACAACTGGTGGCTCGCCCTGATTGCCGTATTTATCTATTTGGGGGCGGAGGCGGAGGACAGGATGTGGGCGATAAGGCACGCCCTCTCGGACGTCAAGGTCAAGGAGGTGGTCTTCAAGGACTATATCTCGCTCAACACGGGGGACACTCTGAAGACCGCGTCCGACCTGTTCCTACGCACCCTTCAGGGGGACTTTCCTGTCCTTTTCGGCGACAGGCTCGTGGGAATCTTGAGGAGGGATTCGATAATCAAGGGGATCAACGAGGGGAGGGAGTCGGAGAGGGTGGCGGATCTCATGGAGAGGGAGTTTCCGACGACGACCGAGAAGCAGAAGCTCATCTCCCTCTACAAGACGATGACGGAAAAGGGGATCACAATGATGCCGGTTATGGACGGGGAGAAGCTCCTTGGGATAGTGACGTTGGAGCAGATCGGCCGCTACCACATGATCTCCGCGGCGAAGGAGATGAAGTGA
- a CDS encoding tetratricopeptide repeat protein, with translation MGERYLRRPLIFLVVLFSLTFAPLALFGQEGEPSPVELGDAAFEAGKFDEAVDLYTKRLGETPVGNEIAVVLCKRGRAYLSLKRYGEAVSDLDRAIALAPGSKDAYYFRALARLDVGIYADAGKDADSAVKIDPNISEYHLLLGGLKNIDGNYKGALNDFDTAIGLKGESAAAYCGRGFAFCGLVQYDFAMRDFKRAVKLAPNFAEAYRGMAVVSLSDEAGDGRTALGYAEKAVKIDRNHRNLETLAAALYGAEMIDIAVKVQREAVELLSGKGTPGEKIRFETAYGERLELYEEGSAGGQD, from the coding sequence ATGGGCGAAAGATACCTTCGCCGGCCTTTAATATTTTTGGTCGTCCTGTTTTCCCTGACGTTTGCGCCCCTTGCGCTTTTCGGCCAGGAGGGAGAGCCTTCCCCCGTTGAGCTGGGAGACGCCGCCTTTGAGGCGGGCAAATTTGACGAGGCGGTCGATCTCTACACGAAGCGGCTTGGTGAGACCCCCGTCGGGAATGAAATCGCGGTGGTCTTGTGCAAGAGGGGAAGGGCCTATCTCTCCCTCAAGCGATACGGGGAGGCGGTCTCCGATCTTGACCGGGCCATCGCCCTTGCCCCCGGATCCAAGGACGCATATTATTTCAGGGCGCTTGCCCGTCTCGATGTGGGGATATACGCAGACGCCGGAAAGGATGCTGATAGCGCCGTCAAGATAGACCCGAACATTTCCGAATACCACCTTCTTTTGGGAGGGCTGAAAAATATTGACGGGAATTACAAGGGGGCTCTAAACGATTTCGACACAGCGATAGGGCTGAAGGGCGAATCTGCGGCGGCTTACTGCGGAAGGGGATTCGCCTTTTGCGGCCTTGTGCAGTATGATTTTGCCATGCGGGATTTCAAGAGGGCGGTGAAGCTCGCCCCCAATTTTGCGGAGGCGTACCGGGGGATGGCGGTGGTCTCCCTGTCGGACGAGGCCGGAGACGGCAGGACGGCGTTGGGCTACGCGGAGAAGGCGGTGAAGATCGATAGGAACCACCGTAACCTCGAAACGCTGGCCGCGGCCCTATACGGGGCGGAGATGATTGATATAGCGGTGAAGGTCCAGAGGGAGGCCGTGGAGCTTCTAAGCGGCAAGGGCACGCCGGGGGAAAAGATCAGGTTCGAGACCGCCTACGGGGAGAGGCTTGAACTGTACGAAGAGGGGTCGGCGGGGGGCCAGGACTGA
- a CDS encoding DUF3795 domain-containing protein, which produces MADSAEKMIAFCGLICTGCPAYLATQANDEAKARETAEMWAKQYGVDVRVDDVWCDGCLVAGKKCAHCAQCAIRACGVERGVENCGHCGDYSCEKLEGFFKMAPDARTVLDEVNKSL; this is translated from the coding sequence ATGGCCGATTCAGCTGAAAAGATGATAGCGTTCTGTGGATTAATCTGCACCGGGTGTCCCGCTTACCTTGCGACACAGGCGAACGACGAGGCGAAGGCGAGGGAGACCGCCGAGATGTGGGCAAAGCAGTACGGGGTGGATGTCAGGGTCGACGACGTCTGGTGTGACGGGTGCCTGGTTGCCGGGAAGAAATGCGCCCACTGCGCCCAGTGCGCGATTCGGGCGTGCGGGGTGGAGAGGGGGGTCGAGAACTGCGGCCACTGCGGCGACTACTCCTGCGAGAAGTTAGAGGGCTTTTTCAAGATGGCCCCGGACGCCAGGACGGTCCTTGATGAGGTGAACAAATCTCTTTGA